Proteins from a single region of Colias croceus chromosome Z, ilColCroc2.1:
- the LOC123705345 gene encoding alpha-(1,3)-fucosyltransferase C-like, which produces MLKLNTVAVFLKYSTKKSYCTVTILLLFVIYYGININNIKNEYRLNILDGEEIITTTDRVKKEPDEFSDMRYILLWSDPEHCPFNYLGEGRATFKERNCSWTNCYVTSDRNHLGDYTEFEAVAFNGPDLPDLRSRNDLPKRRSPRQKYMYVNIESAATYPVCTKSWDFYFNWTWTYRLDSDLVWKYFVIRNSSDHVIGPSESVAWTREADMEDIDEALKEKLKSKKKAAAWFVSNCDTQSLREDVVKQIREYTRAFNLVVDIYGECGELSCPKPTMRECLKILEKNYYFYFAFENSLSDDYVTEKVLHALNHNTVPVVYGGADYKRFLPPGSYLDARELGPRRLVETMRNVIRSPDAYHSFFRWKQLYRFEQSDARAATDVRCELCAALNGAGERRRGAYARFQQWWTPHTSCRNVFVVKIH; this is translated from the exons ATGCTGAAACTTAACACTGTTGCAGTCTTTTTGAAATATTCCACTAAAAAATCTTACTGTACAGTAACGATCTTGTTGCTGTTTGTTATTTACTACGGGatcaatataaacaatatcaaAAATGAATATCGGCTCAATATATTAGATGGTGAGGAGATTATTACGACTACAGATAGAGTAAAAAAAGAACCCGACGAATTTTCTGATATGCGTTACATATTGTTGTGGAGTGATCCCGAACACTGTCCGTTTAATTATTTGGGGGAGGGGCGAGCGACATTTAAGGAACGAAATTGTTCGTGGACGAACTGTTATGTAACCAGCGATAGGAATCACTTGGGAGACTACACCGAGTTTGAAGCGGTGGCCTTCAACGGCCCCGATCTGCCGGACCTGCGCAGCAGGAACGACTTGCCCAAGCGACGCTCGCCGCGACAAAAATACATGTACGTAAATATCGAGTCAGCGGCTACTTATCCCGTTTGTACGAAATCGTGGGATTTCTATTTCAATTGGACGTGGACCTATCGCTTGGATTCAGATCTCGTTTGGAAGTATTTCGTCATCAGGAACTCGAGCGATCACGTGATCGGTCCGAGCGAATCCGTCGCATGGACGCGAGAGGCCGACATGGAGGACATCGACGAAGCCTTGAAAGAGAAGTtgaaaagtaagaaaaaagCAGCCGCATGGTTCGTTTCCAACTGCGACACTCAAAGCCTGAGAGAGGATGTTGTTAAGCAGATTCGGGAATATACGCGAGCGTTTAATTTAGTCGTCGATATATATGGAGAGTGTGGCGAATTGTCGTGCCCGAAACCGACTATGAGGGAATGCTTAaaaattctagaaaaaaattattacttttacttTGCATTTGAAAATTCATTGAGTGACGATTACGTCACTGAAAAAGTTTTACACGCTCTTAACCACAACACTGTGCCTGTAGTGTACGGAGGAGCAGACTATAAAAG ATTCTTGCCGCCCGGGTCGTACTTGGACGCTCGGGAGCTGGGCCCGCGAAGGTTGGTGGAGACCATGCGCAACGTGATCCGCAGCCCCGACGCTTACCACAGCTTCTTCCGCTGGAAGCAGTTGTACCGATTCGAGCAGAGCGACGCCCGCGCGGCCACCGACGTGCGCTGCGAGCTGTGCGCCGCGCTCAACGGGGCGGGCGAGCGACGGCGCGGCGCCTACGCGCGCTTCCAGCAGTGGTGGACGCCGCACACCTCGTGTCGAAACGTGTTCGTTGTCAAGattcattga
- the LOC123704969 gene encoding uncharacterized protein LOC123704969, with amino-acid sequence MYEYMNAEYTIERSFIHSGFTPRIYIERSFIHSGFTPRIYIERSFIHSGFTPRIYIERSFIHSGFTPRIYIERSFIHSGFTPRIYIERSFIHSGFTPRIYIERSFIHSGFTPRIYIERSFIHSGFTPRIYIERSFIHSGFTPRIYIERSFIHSGFTPRIYIERSFIHSGFTPRIYIERSFIHSGFTPRIYIERSFIHSGFTPRIYIERSFIHSGFTPRIYIERSFIHSGFTPRIYIERSFIHSGFTPRIYIERSFIHSGFTPRIYIERSFIHSGFTPRILLN; translated from the exons ATGTATGAATATATGAATGCGGAATATACAATAGAGCGCAGCTTCATCCATTCAGGGTTCACCCCTAGAATATAT ATAGAGCGCAGCTTCATCCATTCAGGGTTCACCCCTAGAATATACATAGAGCGCAGCTTCATCCATTCAGGGTTCACCCCTAGAATATACATAGAGCGCAGCTTCATCCATTCAGGGTTCACCCCTAGAATATACATAGAGCGCAGCTTCATCCATTCAGGGTTCACCCCTAGAATATACATAGAGCGCAGCTTCATCCATTCAGGGTTCACCCCTAGAATATACATAGAGCGCAGCTTCATCCATTCAGGGTTCACCCCTAGAATATACATAGAGCGCAGCTTCATCCATTCAGGGTTCACCCCTAGAATATACATAGAGCGCAGCTTCATCCATTCAGGGTTCACCCCTAGAATATACATAGAGCGCAGCTTCATCCATTCAGGGTTCACCCCTAGAATATACATAGAGCGCAGCTTCATCCATTCAGGGTTCACCCCTAGAATATACATAGAGCGCAGCTTCATCCATTCAGGGTTCACCCCTAGAATATACATAGAGCGCAGCTTCATCCATTCAGGGTTCACCCCTAGAATATACATAGAGCGCAGCTTCATCCATTCAGGGTTCACCCCTAGAATATACATAGAGCGCAGCTTCATCCATTCAGGGTTCACCCCTAGAATATACATAGAGCGCAGCTTCATCCATTCAGGGTTCACCCCTAGAATATACATAGAGCGCAGCTTCATCCATTCAGGGTTCACCCCTAGAATATATATAGAGCGCAGCTTCATCCATTCAGGGTTCACCCCTAGAATCCTGTTGAATTGA
- the LOC123704967 gene encoding guanine nucleotide-binding protein subunit beta-2, with the protein MPKDDAETTALKKELNDLIAKCKAEQEKAADVKLAEKCGDMGDVPKIRLVVKKTLKGHINKVNSVHYSGDSRHCVTGSLDGKLIIWDTWSGNKVQVIPLRSAWVMSVAFAPSGNFVACGGMDNMCTVYDVNNRDATGSAKMVRELAGYEGFLSSCRFLDDTHILTGSGDMKICVWDLEVGKREVDFNAHAGDVVSISLAPDMKTFVTGSVDRTCKLWDVRAEKEKQTFFGHDADVNCVCYHPGGQAFATASEDKTARLFDIRSDQQIGHYTPPGNSGFTSCGLSFSGRYLLAGSDDNSIHSWDTLKVAHTGTLNAHENRVTSISLAPNGIALASCSWDQSVRVWG; encoded by the exons ATGCCCAAGGACGACGCGGAGACCACGGCGCTCAAGAAGGAGCTCAACGATCTCATCGCCAAGTGCAAG GCGGAGCAGGAGAAGGCTGCGGATGTGAAGCTAGCGGAGAAGTGCGGGGACATGGGCGACGTGCCCAAGATCCGCCTCGTGGTCAAGAAGACGCTCAAGGGCCACATCAACAAGGTCAACTCCGTGCACTACAGCGGCGACTCTAG GCACTGCGTGACGGGGTCGCTGGACGGCAAGCTGATCATCTGGGACACGTGGAGCGGCAACAAGGTGCAGGTCATCCCGCTGCGCTCCGCCTGGGTCATGAGCGTCGCCTTCGCGCCCTCGGGCAATTTTGTCG CGTGCGGCGGCATGGACAACATGTGCACGGTGTATGACGTGAACAACCGCGACGCGACGGGCTCCGCCAAGATGGTGCGCGAGCTGGCCGGCTACGAGGGCTTCCTCAGCTCCTGCCGCTTTCTCGACGACACGCACATCCTCACCGGCTCCGGCGACATGAAGAT TTGCGTGTGGGACCTGGAGGTCGGCAAGAGGGAAGTGGACTTCAACGCGCACGCCGGTGACGTGGTCAGCATCTCCCTCGCGCCAG ACATGAAGACGTTCGTGACGGGCTCGGTGGACCGCACGTGCAAGCTGTGGGACGTGCGCGCCGAGAAGGAGAAGCAGACCTTCTTCGGCCACGACGCGGACGTCAACTGCGTCTGC TACCACCCGGGCGGGCAGGCGTTCGCGACGGCGTCGGAGGACAAGACGGCGCGGCTGTTCGACATCCGCAGCGACCAGCAGATCGGCCACTACACGCCGCCCGGCAACTCTGGCTTCACCAGCTGCG GTCTGTCGTTCAGCGGCCGGTACCTGCTGGCCGGTTCCGACGACAACTCCATCCACTCCTGGGACACCCTCAAAGTTGCTCATACCG GAACGCTGAACGCCCATGAGAACCGCGTGACGTCCATCTCGTTGGCGCCCAACGGCATCGCGCTCGCCTCCTGCTCCTGGGACCAAAGCGTTCGCGTGTGGGGCTGA